The window TTCTAGAAATTTGAGGAGAGGTCCAGTTCTTTACAGGATTGTTGGTTTTCAAGACTCATGGAGCTGCCACTAAGAATACCAGAACAAGTCTCGAAAAAGCTTCGAACTCCACACTTTACTATATGTACAGTTAGTTATGTAACATATATACATCAGAAGATCAGTCATATTCTAACATTTGACTTCATTAATCAAAACAATACTATACTTGGATGTGTGTATACATCGAAAGATCAGTTATattgagacattcaacatcattgatcaattatatgaaaatgataaatgGGAAGAATTATTACCTTTTCGGTTTTGGTTGGTTCTGCAAATCTGAATGATTTCTTAAATGAAGTTGGGTTTGAAAAAAATAGGCAACCATATTATTGACTCCAGGAGTATTTCACTGCCCCAGATAAATCTGTTGTAAGAAAATAGCTTTTAAGTGTTAGGGTGGAACATGATAATTGAACTATAGTGAAACAATTAACCTtagttctttttgcatagtttcgaaGGCCTCTTTCAGCATTGAGTCTATGTTAGTGGATTTCATGTTATAGGAACAACAAATGATTAAAAATGCATTTGATGATCACATTGTGAGGGGGTTCTTCCCATTGGCTAAGAAGATTCTAGATCACAGAGGTCAAGGTTGGCTTACATCTCTTCTTATTGTTTGTTGTTTATATTTCTGATAATTTTTTAAGAAGTCTTTGCTTTGTGAATTTTAGAATAAACAATTGTCACCATTCATGTTAAGTGCCtagtttttgattttttttttcttttttcaatatGACACAATGGGAGCAGTGTCAAAGGATTCTTTGATTAATTTGCGATGGTGATTCTTTGGTCATAATTTTGAAGCGCCAACATAAAAAAAATGTAGTTGAATTTGCTTGTGCCTGGAGGACAATCAATGGTGTCAATGCTGTATCGTCCATAAGTAGCATTACTTCCTTTCTGCCCATGCTGGTCGTCATAACTTTGTTCGTATATAAAGTTTTTTAAAGTGGGATCtttgaaaggaaaagaaaaatccATTGTTATCTTTCTTAGACAACTGGTTGCTTCTCTTTTTGGGAACATTGGAAACTTCTTTTACTTTGTCATTAGTCTCTCTGGAGATAATAACAGTATGAATCTCTTGTTACTTTATCAAGGAATTTTGTATGCTCCATTATttgatgttttttatttttttcggtTGCCCTTTCTTTAACTTGATCAGGTATGTATATGTCGATGGGTTGTGCGTATTAACAAAATGGCTTGGATTCCTGTTTTATGTTCcagaatttttcttttttgttgcctAACCTTTAATTGGATCAGGTACGTATGagatatttttcctttttctaaAACCATGTGATGATTTGTTCATTATGAATGACATACACGCGTGGATGCCTATTTTCTGCCCCATACCTATGGTGACCGATCTCTTTATTATTCTTTTGATGTCATCTTTATCAACGCAATATGGTTGCTGTGGTCCTAAATTTCCAGAAATTCACTTCTTTTTTattagattttgtaagaaatggcaagaagaaTCAGAAGCTATCACAGAAATTTATCTCGGAAGTTTCGGTCGACTCCATATCCGGTGCCTTCATATCAACGACCTATTTCAGCAGAAAGGTCTTCAAAGAAGACATCTTTTACCTTGGAGAGGAAGGATTGGAAGGGTGCTACTTGCCCTGTGTGCATGGAATTTCCACACAATGCTGTACTCCTCCTTTGTTCATCTCATGACAAGGGCTGTCGCCCCTACATGTGTGCAACCAGCTGCCGTTTTTCTAACTGTCTTGAACAATTCAAGAAGGCATATGCTAAAACAACTTCATTGGTGGGAAGTCGGATCCATGATTTGCCTGCATGGAAGAAATGCGAGGTAGTGGAGCTAGCATGCCCTCTATGCCGAGGGCAGGTGAAAGGATGGACTGTGGTGGAACCAGCACGTAAATATCTCAACAAAAAGAGGCGAAGCTGCATGCAGGACGACTGCTCATTCATGGGTAGCTACAAAGAGCTTCGTAAGCACATGAGGTCTGAGCACCCTTGTGCAAAGCCCCATGTAGTGGATCCTGTTCTCGAACAGAAATGGAGAAATCTCGAGTACCAGAGTGAGCGGGCGGATGTGATCAGCACAATAAGATCTTCAATGCCTAGGGCAGTTATATTGGGAGATTATGTGATAGACATGGACGACAGTGACTCTGATACCGACTTTGATGACGACAGTGACTCTGGTACCGATTTCGATGACTACAATGATGATTTTTTCGATAACGCAAATGGTATCTTTGGACGGAGGAATGGTCGGAGTATCTTTACCGCACTCATGAGGGAGGCTGCCCGTAATAGGAGGTTTAGAAGAAGCCGTGTAGGTAATGCTAGAGAAGGGAGCAATGGTCATCTTCCAACCATCGTTGATCGTGCTTCGCGTGATGCAGCATTTAGTTATCGCTTGGAGGAACATGATGATGATGGGAGTGCTGTAGGCATAACCCGTTCTGAAAGGCAGCATAGGAGGAGGAGCCTGGGAAGATCATCAGTACATGGTACAAGATTGTTGTGATGGTGTGGTGTatgttcaaattcaaattatttctttccctttgttctttcttttttcttcataAATATGTACTGATATAGCAAACATTAAAGCTTGTTCCTCCTGCAAGTCCCGTTATATTTCATCAACATCAAAATTTAATCTGGAGATCAAAACTTTGAATTTGTGATGAGTATGCGATGTGGGTCTGCCAGTTAATTTGTCTTCCTCGTATGTAACATGGCGAGCATTTAATTCCACTGCCTTCTGTTGATGTATAGCTGATGACAGCAGGTGGAATATCTAATTTTATTGTTGTGGAAATATGTGactctgatgatgatgataaaattGTGTGGAAAGTTGATATTAAAAGACAGCTATCATCCAAATTAGCGTTTGGGTATATATAAGGTATGATCTGTGTCATGTCCCTGCGATCTGTACAGTGATTTTATTTTGCTGGAACCATTGGTGTTATGGAATTGCATTGCTGATGAAGTTGACGATTAGCTAACATATGTGTTTCTAACTGTTCCTTCTCTAAAAGAGTCCGGCCATTCTATGAGCTTGTTGAGTTCTTGGCTTGTAGAGGCTTGTTGAGCTCTTATTGCATTTCCAATGGAGTTGGACTCCATGGATTACCACGAGTCTCAAGGATTAAGGAGTCGGTTTTCTTTTGCGTACGGTCACGAAGTGTGTGTGTTTCTTGTCCGGCTACAAGTGAATCTTGGATGGCAGCAGTTGATGCAATGAATCGATGATACCGTATCTGATGGGGCCAAGCACACTTGGTGGTGCATTTAATGCCTTGAAATTGAATCTGACGATGCGGATTCGGTGAAAGCTTTCGAACGGGGGAGGACGGACGCACCTCCACGAAGATCTTTTTGGCTGGCTAATAAGAATCCTACCTGTTTACAGGGATGTTTGCATTGAACAGCTCAAATC of the Musa acuminata AAA Group cultivar baxijiao chromosome BXJ2-10, Cavendish_Baxijiao_AAA, whole genome shotgun sequence genome contains:
- the LOC135584350 gene encoding uncharacterized protein LOC135584350; its protein translation is MARRIRSYHRNLSRKFRSTPYPVPSYQRPISAERSSKKTSFTLERKDWKGATCPVCMEFPHNAVLLLCSSHDKGCRPYMCATSCRFSNCLEQFKKAYAKTTSLVGSRIHDLPAWKKCEVVELACPLCRGQVKGWTVVEPARKYLNKKRRSCMQDDCSFMGSYKELRKHMRSEHPCAKPHVVDPVLEQKWRNLEYQSERADVISTIRSSMPRAVILGDYVIDMDDSDSDTDFDDDSDSGTDFDDYNDDFFDNANGIFGRRNGRSIFTALMREAARNRRFRRSRVGNAREGSNGHLPTIVDRASRDAAFSYRLEEHDDDGSAVGITRSERQHRRRSLGRSSVHGTRLL